The DNA window aacaaacacaatagtATTATGCATTCCTCTTTTACAGCTCTGGTTTATGCTGATCCTGGTGTCAACATCACCCTGCCCTGCATGCTCCCATCTAAAGACACTGTGCACTTCGGCGACGTTGGTATCCGAATAAAATGGACCAAGGTGAAAGACAATGAAGCACTGAATGAGGATGTGCTGCTTTCAATGGGACTCATCAAAAAGACCTACGGACGCTTCGAGGGCCGTGCCTTTTTGGTGACAGAAGACAGTGAAGATGCCTCCATCACTATAACGGACGTCTCCCCGGCAGACAGTGGAAAATACCGCTGTGAGATCATAAATGGAATTGAAGACACCACACAGGAGATCAAGTTGGAGGTGCAAGGTATTTATGCCTAAAgttaatatgataatatttgGAATATTTGGACTGTTTCGTAAGTTTAGATATCTAAAAGATAAACATAAGAGTATTGTTTTTTAGGGATTTTAATTCAGACTAATATATTGAAATACTTTCATATTCATTGAATCTCTTTTGCAGGTGATCTAGGTGTTGTGTTCCCATACTCCCCCGAGCTGGGCCGCTACAAACTAAACTTTGATGCAGCTCAGCAGGCGTGTGCGGAACAAGGTGCTAGTGTCGCCTCCTATGATCAGCTGTTTCAGGCCTTTCAAAATGGCCTGGACTGGTGTAATGCTGGTTGGCTGGATGACGGCACAGTGCAGTATCCCATTACCAAACCCAGACATCCCTGTGGTGGCGACATCAAGCAACCTGGCGTCAGAAACTATGGTCATCGTGACAAGCAGACGGGCCTGTATGATGTGTTCTGTTTTGCTCCTCCACTCAATGGTGAGTTCATTGAATTTCTCTATCGATAGCTTTgacttgtttatgtttttcattgttcTTATGGTGGAGTTGAACCAGGAAACACGATGGCTTTTCAATTTTTGTTGTCTTAAACCTGCCATGTGTGACTTGTCtataaaaaaatcatcttgTCATCCATCAAcacctgtgtgtctctgctcttcaggacaGTTCTACTGGCTGGACCAACCTCACAGTCTGACCTACGATGAGGCTGTGCAGGCATGCTTAGACGATGATGCAGAGATTGCCAAGGTGGGCCAGATATACGCTGCCTGGAAGTTCGACGGCTTTGATCGCTGCGACGCTGGCTGGTTGGCTGACGGTAGCGTCCGCTACCCCATCTCCAGACCTCGCAAGAACTGCAGCCCCACTGAAGCTGCAGTGCGCTTCGTCGCATTCCCAGATAAGAACCAAAAGTCTTACGGGGTCTACTGTTACAAGCCCGAGCAGCCAGGGGCAAGATAGAAGCAGGGAGGTCATAACCAccaaagagtaagaacaacgacaacaaataaaatcatcataaaGCAGATAAACGTAGGTTTTTAACTAGCATGAGTTCAATACCTTTGTGAAGCGCTGATAACCTCTTTTAACTCCTCAAGTACAAATACTGTGCATTGGTACATCCATTCCAATGTATATTTAGTAGCCATTAAGTGTTGGTTTGCTCTAACTGTGCATTTGTTCAATTCACACAGACTGTTGGGTAAAGCGTTAACGTACCGatgtgacagagacaggaacTTACTGGTTGTGAAAGACGTCTGAGTTGAAAAAACAATGTGATCACTAATTGTATCAATACCACTGTTAAGTAATTAGCTGGATCACTTCCACTGCCGAAAGAGGAGTCACTGAGCAACAGTTTGGGTGTAAAACACAATTGATTGAATTGTCTCTACTAGTTTCCTTCGGCCCACAGTGATTCGAAAGCGTTAATCTAAGAATGAGCCACAACCTGAAGACAGCACACATTTTAGGTATCAATTAGAAAATTAATTTTCtattgtctgtttgtttgcttcttgTTATATTccttttgtttcccttttctaATCCTGGCACAGACATATGTTACTCACAGCAGGTTACATGTGATTATACAGCGATGCATCGTGTACAAAGGCAACACTGCACAAATGTCCATCACGCCTGTGCACTATTATATTTTGTATCTCAACATGTACCTTTTTCAACAAAGAAGTTTGAAATAAAGAATTCAACTTTTAagatacatttttgtttctgtttgtactttgtatttCCACAGGAACATGTTACGATACTGAGGTTTAATATAGTGTTGCATCAAtgccaaaaataaaagcactgatgTACAGTAACAGCACATTTAAGCAGAGAGATTTGAACAGGATTGTTCTGACTGCCAAATTAGGGGGCATGTATCTGGCAATAACCCATGAGGACTTAAGATTAGACTctcttcagatttttttaaattcagtgctGGGTTGCCAGCCCAGCACTACGTTAGACAAAAGGGACAATACCGCAGTGTTTAAGATGCTCGTGGGAATGCATGGGAATGGGGTCAGGTTTAGGTTGAGACAGCACGGAAATgccagacagagacaaagtaaATGTGCATAAGAAAGAAACCTCACTGATGCACGCTGTTTTCTGTGAagcgcagcagcagcaactaCAACAAAACACTTCAGACTGTCACACACCTAAAAGCTGAGAAGCAAACTATACTGTTACACAACATTTCTGCACGGCACAACGTGAGCCTTTGTTTCCGCCTTTGTTTATGCTGGGAGCAAACAGTTAATCTGATGAGCAAACGCTGTTGTCGGCACACACAGAGTCGCATTGTTGAGCCATTTTGCACCGCTGCTCCTTATCTGCTCTTCACCAATGTAACGGGTCTAACAAAATGCTTGTAGAGCATATCTCTCCGTAGTTCAGAAGTGTTTATGCATGTGAAAGATAATGTACTACTTTCAAATTTGAACAATGGGGCTGTATGATGCTCACCTTAAATTCTCTACAGTACGTTAAGTGTTTTCATGAGGTGTGGAGGTGCCATGTggatacaaacattttttattttttcatggtACCACGCTGACAAAAAACTCAGGTGTATGGCTCAGTCTGACAGCTCTACCTGCTGGTCAAACCACTGCACTGTTCAAGTACATCATCACATCACTCGTGTCAGTGTTGCATATGTCTTCCCCAACCTTACTCTAAACAATCCACACTGGATATTATTAGTataaaatatcaatatatttagtttatttctttgGTGATTTAAAGCAGGAAAACAGTCTGATctgacctttaaaaaaaattaca is part of the Anabas testudineus chromosome 9, fAnaTes1.2, whole genome shotgun sequence genome and encodes:
- the LOC113149983 gene encoding hyaluronan and proteoglycan link protein 1 — protein: MMSLLCITMISLILAGSAHSQVTSAPSRLSALVYADPGVNITLPCMLPSKDTVHFGDVGIRIKWTKVKDNEALNEDVLLSMGLIKKTYGRFEGRAFLVTEDSEDASITITDVSPADSGKYRCEIINGIEDTTQEIKLEVQGDLGVVFPYSPELGRYKLNFDAAQQACAEQGASVASYDQLFQAFQNGLDWCNAGWLDDGTVQYPITKPRHPCGGDIKQPGVRNYGHRDKQTGLYDVFCFAPPLNGQFYWLDQPHSLTYDEAVQACLDDDAEIAKVGQIYAAWKFDGFDRCDAGWLADGSVRYPISRPRKNCSPTEAAVRFVAFPDKNQKSYGVYCYKPEQPGAR